The following proteins come from a genomic window of Mycobacterium sp. DL:
- a CDS encoding MCE family protein gives MFTRTTQIQLWVFAVVTVLSVGAIALLYIRVPDRLGVGTYDVTANFIAGGGLYENANVTFRGVQAGRVEWVRLTDDGVAAQMRIDSDVKIPANSTATVKSVSAIGEQYVDFVPTADPSPTTLENGAVIPEERTAIPQEVAELLREADQLVSSLDNTRLEDLLRESFKAFNGSGAELARLIQSVRVLVDEANESWPQTSSLIDQAGPFLEAQIRSGDDIRSLADGLARLTSEVRGADPELRSLLQTAPDAAAVASDTFSGIRPSFPVLAANLANAGRVGVIYRKSIEQALVIFPALQASLLTIGGQLPADEGGKQDFKISINDPPPCNTGFLPPTEIRTPGDTTLRDLPTDLYCKVAQNDPMVVRGARNYPCQEFPGKRAPTIQLCRDPRGYVPIGNSPWRGPPVPIGTPMDVREDDTPEDGRNILPPNKFPYIPPENDPDPGYPVPPGLVPPGVQTGPGPAPHQPWPYIPPPNDGPPPPPLTAWIPPAPYPDAWPPPAVPPGWATNPPPAAPASPPAAPDLPQASTASYGMYDQHTGVFVDPAGGTGVYAPGVSDMRPQENWVDLMLYPEIA, from the coding sequence ATGTTCACTCGAACAACGCAAATCCAGTTGTGGGTCTTCGCGGTCGTGACCGTGCTCTCCGTCGGCGCAATCGCTCTGCTCTACATCCGTGTTCCCGACCGGCTCGGCGTCGGTACATATGACGTCACCGCCAATTTCATCGCAGGCGGTGGACTTTACGAGAATGCGAATGTCACCTTCCGCGGCGTACAAGCCGGGCGCGTCGAGTGGGTGCGTTTGACCGACGACGGCGTGGCCGCGCAGATGCGGATCGACAGCGACGTCAAGATCCCGGCCAACTCCACTGCCACCGTCAAGAGCGTCTCCGCGATCGGAGAGCAGTACGTCGATTTTGTTCCCACCGCCGATCCCTCGCCGACGACGCTCGAGAACGGCGCCGTGATCCCGGAGGAGCGAACTGCGATTCCACAGGAGGTGGCTGAGCTGCTGCGCGAGGCAGACCAGCTGGTGAGCAGCCTCGATAACACCCGGCTCGAAGACCTCCTGAGGGAATCGTTCAAAGCCTTCAACGGCTCGGGCGCCGAACTGGCGCGGTTGATCCAGTCGGTGCGGGTACTGGTCGACGAGGCCAACGAGAGTTGGCCGCAGACTTCCTCGCTGATAGACCAAGCTGGTCCGTTCCTGGAGGCGCAGATTCGAAGCGGCGACGACATCCGGTCGTTGGCCGACGGATTGGCGCGCCTCACCAGCGAAGTGAGGGGCGCGGATCCGGAACTTCGATCGCTGCTCCAGACCGCCCCGGACGCGGCTGCGGTAGCCAGCGACACCTTCTCCGGCATTCGCCCGTCGTTCCCGGTGCTGGCGGCCAACCTGGCCAACGCCGGTCGGGTCGGCGTCATCTACCGCAAGTCGATCGAACAGGCGCTTGTCATCTTTCCTGCCTTGCAGGCCTCGCTGCTCACAATCGGCGGACAGCTTCCCGCGGATGAGGGCGGTAAGCAGGATTTCAAGATCTCGATCAACGATCCGCCGCCGTGCAATACGGGATTCCTCCCTCCGACGGAGATTCGCACGCCCGGTGACACGACATTGCGTGACTTGCCCACGGACTTGTACTGCAAAGTGGCACAGAACGATCCGATGGTGGTGCGTGGGGCGAGAAATTACCCGTGTCAGGAATTCCCCGGCAAGCGTGCTCCGACGATCCAGCTGTGTCGCGACCCGCGCGGCTACGTCCCGATCGGCAACAGCCCATGGCGTGGACCGCCGGTACCGATCGGCACGCCGATGGACGTCAGGGAGGACGACACACCTGAGGACGGGCGAAATATACTGCCGCCAAACAAGTTTCCCTACATACCGCCGGAGAATGATCCGGACCCGGGATATCCTGTCCCGCCCGGGCTGGTGCCGCCCGGGGTTCAAACCGGTCCAGGACCTGCGCCGCACCAACCATGGCCGTACATCCCTCCGCCGAACGATGGCCCACCGCCACCCCCGCTGACGGCATGGATCCCGCCGGCTCCCTACCCGGATGCGTGGCCTCCGCCCGCGGTGCCGCCGGGTTGGGCGACCAACCCGCCGCCCGCGGCACCCGCGTCGCCACCTGCGGCACCGGACCTGCCTCAGGCCAGCACGGCCTCATATGGAATGTATGACCAGCACACCGGCGTCTTCGTCGACCCGGCCGGCGGAACCGGGGTCTACGCGCCCGGCGTCAGCGACATGCGGCCGCAGGAGAACTGGGTGGACTTGATGCTTTATCCGGAGATTGCCTGA
- a CDS encoding mammalian cell entry protein, producing MSPTGKPVRRRASRPAGPTSSVPAQAVVRIATADPVAVRSAPKTREVRPPPRRRPNHRMVVVVAAVFGLVMAGGLIAAVAVLGAQRQDAEALQARNQRFVDAATQTVVNMFSFKQDTIDESVDRFYESTSGPLRDMFSQTNNVENLKAIFRDTGGSSETVINGAAIESIDDISNTAAVLVSARVTASDINGNNRPSQPYRLRIIVMEGDDGRMTAHDLNYPNGGN from the coding sequence ATGTCACCCACGGGAAAACCAGTGCGCCGCCGCGCCTCCCGCCCCGCCGGGCCAACCAGCAGTGTGCCGGCGCAGGCCGTCGTGCGCATTGCGACAGCTGATCCGGTGGCGGTCAGATCCGCTCCGAAAACGCGTGAGGTGCGGCCTCCGCCGCGGCGTCGACCGAACCATCGCATGGTCGTTGTCGTCGCTGCGGTGTTCGGGTTGGTGATGGCCGGTGGTCTGATCGCTGCGGTGGCGGTACTCGGTGCACAGCGACAAGACGCAGAAGCACTGCAAGCCCGTAACCAGCGGTTCGTCGACGCCGCCACACAAACCGTGGTGAACATGTTCAGTTTCAAGCAGGACACCATCGACGAGAGTGTGGACCGCTTCTACGAAAGCACCAGTGGGCCGTTACGCGACATGTTCAGTCAGACCAACAACGTCGAGAACCTCAAGGCGATCTTCCGTGACACCGGTGGCAGTTCGGAGACGGTGATCAACGGAGCGGCGATCGAAAGCATCGACGACATCAGCAATACCGCAGCGGTGTTGGTGTCGGCGCGGGTTACAGCCAGCGACATAAACGGCAACAACAGGCCCTCTCAGCCCTATCGACTGCGGATCATCGTGATGGAGGGTGATGACGGGCGGATGACGGCCCACGACCTCAACTACCCCAACGGGGGAAACTGA
- a CDS encoding mammalian cell entry protein — translation MRWIISGIVGLVVVALVSLAAITGGLYWQRVETLGEQAAREELGPLAQQQIPMVFTYDYKTVEGNLTDAYRLLTPAYRKEFEDRARSDIIPQARQRELVSQANVVGVGVMEAHRNSAAVMVYINRTVSEKTNRDQPIYDGSRLRVDYQKIDGDWLINYITPI, via the coding sequence ATGCGTTGGATCATCAGCGGCATCGTCGGTCTGGTTGTCGTTGCCTTGGTGAGCCTGGCAGCAATCACAGGCGGCCTGTACTGGCAGCGGGTGGAGACGCTCGGTGAGCAGGCGGCGCGCGAGGAACTCGGACCGCTTGCGCAACAGCAGATTCCGATGGTCTTCACGTACGACTACAAGACTGTGGAGGGCAACCTCACCGATGCGTACAGGCTGCTCACGCCCGCGTACCGCAAAGAGTTCGAGGACCGGGCGAGATCGGACATCATTCCTCAGGCTCGACAGCGTGAACTCGTGAGCCAAGCCAACGTGGTCGGTGTCGGAGTGATGGAGGCGCATCGTAATTCGGCAGCGGTGATGGTGTACATCAACCGGACGGTCTCGGAAAAGACGAACCGCGACCAGCCGATCTACGATGGGAGCAGGCTGCGCGTCGACTACCAGAAGATCGACGGCGACTGGCTGATCAACTACATCACCCCGATCTAG
- a CDS encoding trehalose-6-phosphate synthase, protein MTPESGPEASSGTSGSAPATASADFVVVANRLPIDMVKQPDGTIEWKQSPGGLVTALEPLLRKRHGAWIGWPGVPEEPGDAEIETIEQDGMSLVPVRLSADDVALYYEGFSNATLWPLYHDVIVKPIYHRQWWDRYVEVNRRFAEATARTAAQGATVWIQDYQLQLVPKMLRMLRPDLTIGFFLHIPFPPVELFMQMPWRSEIIDGLLGADLVGFHLPGGAQNFLILARRLAGANTSRASVGVRSRFGEVHVGFRTVKVGAFPISIDSGELDQQARTKKIRQRAGEIRAELGNPRKILLGVDRLDYTKGIDVRLNAFSELLEEGRVNPADTVLVQLATPSRERVESYKAMREDIERQVGHINGEFGEVGHPVVHYLHRPIPREDLIGFFVAADVMLVTPLRDGMNLVAKEYVACRSDLGGALVLSEFTGAAAELRQAYLTNPHHPQGVKDAIEAALNQTPEEGRRRMRALRRQVLAHDVDRWARSFLEALAKSE, encoded by the coding sequence ATGACACCCGAGAGCGGCCCCGAGGCCAGCTCCGGGACTTCAGGGTCTGCTCCGGCTACGGCGTCGGCGGACTTCGTCGTGGTGGCCAACAGGCTGCCCATCGACATGGTGAAACAGCCTGACGGCACCATCGAGTGGAAGCAGAGCCCCGGCGGCCTGGTCACCGCGCTGGAGCCGCTGCTGCGCAAGCGCCACGGGGCCTGGATCGGTTGGCCCGGCGTGCCCGAAGAGCCCGGCGACGCCGAGATCGAGACGATCGAGCAGGACGGCATGTCGCTGGTCCCGGTGCGGCTGAGCGCCGATGACGTCGCGCTGTACTACGAGGGGTTCTCCAACGCCACGCTGTGGCCGCTCTACCACGACGTGATCGTCAAGCCCATCTATCACCGGCAGTGGTGGGACCGCTACGTCGAGGTGAACCGGCGCTTCGCCGAGGCGACCGCACGCACTGCCGCCCAGGGCGCCACCGTATGGATCCAGGACTACCAGCTGCAGCTGGTGCCGAAGATGCTGCGCATGCTGCGCCCCGACCTGACCATCGGGTTCTTCCTGCACATCCCGTTTCCCCCGGTCGAGCTGTTCATGCAGATGCCCTGGCGTTCGGAGATCATCGACGGCCTGCTGGGGGCTGACCTCGTCGGGTTCCATCTGCCCGGCGGTGCGCAGAACTTCCTCATCCTGGCGCGCCGGCTGGCCGGCGCGAACACCTCCCGGGCGTCAGTGGGTGTGCGGTCGCGCTTCGGCGAGGTCCACGTCGGGTTCCGGACCGTCAAGGTCGGCGCCTTCCCCATCTCGATCGACTCGGGCGAGCTCGACCAGCAGGCCCGCACCAAGAAGATCCGGCAGCGGGCCGGTGAGATCCGCGCCGAACTGGGAAACCCCCGCAAGATCCTGTTGGGCGTGGACCGCCTGGACTACACCAAGGGCATCGACGTGCGGCTGAACGCGTTCTCCGAGCTGCTCGAAGAGGGCCGGGTGAACCCCGCGGACACCGTGCTGGTCCAACTGGCCACCCCGAGCCGCGAGCGCGTCGAGAGCTACAAAGCCATGCGCGAGGACATCGAACGCCAGGTCGGCCACATCAACGGCGAATTCGGGGAGGTGGGCCACCCGGTCGTGCACTACCTGCACCGGCCCATCCCGCGCGAGGACCTCATCGGGTTCTTCGTCGCCGCCGACGTCATGCTCGTCACCCCGCTTCGTGACGGCATGAACCTCGTCGCCAAGGAGTACGTGGCCTGCCGCAGCGATCTCGGCGGGGCGCTGGTGCTCAGCGAGTTCACCGGTGCCGCCGCGGAACTGCGTCAGGCCTATCTGACCAACCCGCACCACCCGCAGGGGGTCAAGGACGCCATCGAGGCGGCACTCAATCAGACTCCCGAGGAGGGCAGACGCCGGATGCGCGCGCTGCGCCGCCAGGTGCTCGCCCACGACGTCGACCGTTGGGCGCGGTCGTTTCTCGAGGCGTTGGCCAAATCGGAGTGA
- a CDS encoding enoyl-CoA hydratase — MTDPEQVTYETLDDGRIARIWLNRPDAQNAQSRTLLVQLDEAFGRAEADDTVRVVILAARGKNFSAGHDLGSEQALAERAPGPDQHPTFTCNGATRDAVAEKTYLQEWHYFFNNTSRWRDLRKITIAQVQGNAISAGLMLIWACDLIVAADDAKFSDVVAVRMGMPGVEYYAHPWEFGARKAKELLLTGDAIDADEAYRLGMVSKVFARADLEDKTLEFARRIAERPTMAALLVKDSVNAASDAMGFAEALRHAFHIHELGHAHWAAHNENRYPVGLPPNVPDWRTLGAPKLSRRDEP; from the coding sequence GTGACGGACCCCGAACAGGTGACATACGAAACCCTCGACGACGGGCGCATCGCGCGGATCTGGCTCAATCGGCCCGACGCGCAGAACGCCCAGTCGCGGACCCTTCTGGTCCAGCTCGACGAGGCGTTCGGGCGGGCCGAGGCCGACGACACAGTTCGGGTGGTGATCCTCGCCGCGCGGGGCAAGAACTTCTCGGCAGGCCACGACCTCGGCTCGGAGCAGGCGCTCGCCGAACGGGCGCCCGGACCCGACCAGCACCCGACGTTCACCTGCAACGGCGCCACCAGGGATGCCGTCGCCGAGAAGACCTACCTGCAGGAGTGGCACTACTTCTTCAACAACACCAGCCGTTGGCGGGATCTGCGCAAGATCACCATCGCCCAGGTCCAGGGCAACGCCATCTCGGCGGGGTTGATGCTGATCTGGGCGTGTGACCTGATCGTGGCGGCCGACGACGCCAAGTTCAGCGACGTCGTCGCGGTCCGGATGGGGATGCCCGGGGTCGAGTACTACGCCCACCCGTGGGAGTTCGGCGCGCGCAAGGCGAAAGAGCTGCTGTTGACCGGGGATGCGATCGACGCCGACGAGGCCTACCGGTTGGGCATGGTGTCGAAGGTGTTCGCCCGCGCCGACCTGGAGGACAAGACCCTCGAGTTCGCCCGCCGCATCGCCGAGCGACCCACCATGGCCGCACTGCTGGTCAAGGATTCGGTGAACGCCGCCAGCGACGCGATGGGTTTCGCCGAGGCGCTGCGTCACGCATTCCACATCCACGAGCTCGGCCACGCCCACTGGGCGGCCCACAACGAGAACCGGTATCCGGTGGGCCTGCCGCCCAATGTGCCGGACTGGCGCACCCTGGGAGCGCCGAAGCTGTCCCGCCGCGACGAACCGTGA
- a CDS encoding SDR family oxidoreductase yields MLLSLADRTFLITGGGSGIGKGVAIAVVASGGNAMLAGRNADKLAAAADEITAQAGEGAGQVRYEPADVTNEDEAARLVEATTAWHGRLDGVVHSAGGSETIGPITQIDSAAWRNTVDLNVNGTMYVLKHAAREMVRGGGGSFVGISSIASSNTHRWFGAYGPSKAALDHLMMVAADELGASSVRVNGIRPGLTRTDMVAPIMESPAISEDYRACTPLPRVGEIEDVANLAVFLLSDAAGFITGQVINVDGGHGLRRGPDLSGMLEPLFGADGLRGVVAD; encoded by the coding sequence GTGCTGCTCTCGTTAGCGGATCGAACATTCCTGATCACCGGTGGAGGCAGCGGGATCGGCAAGGGTGTTGCGATCGCCGTGGTCGCTTCCGGCGGCAACGCCATGCTGGCCGGTCGTAATGCCGACAAACTGGCGGCCGCCGCCGACGAGATCACCGCGCAGGCCGGCGAGGGTGCCGGGCAGGTGCGCTACGAACCGGCGGATGTGACGAACGAGGACGAGGCGGCGCGGCTGGTCGAAGCGACCACCGCCTGGCACGGCCGACTCGACGGTGTCGTCCACAGCGCCGGCGGTTCCGAGACGATCGGCCCGATCACCCAGATCGACTCCGCAGCGTGGCGAAACACCGTCGACCTCAACGTCAACGGCACGATGTACGTGCTCAAGCACGCCGCGCGCGAGATGGTCCGCGGCGGCGGTGGCTCGTTCGTCGGCATCTCGTCGATCGCGTCGAGCAACACCCACCGGTGGTTCGGTGCCTATGGCCCGAGCAAGGCGGCGCTCGATCACCTGATGATGGTGGCCGCCGACGAACTGGGCGCCTCCTCGGTGCGGGTCAACGGCATCCGGCCGGGCCTGACGCGCACGGACATGGTCGCGCCGATCATGGAGTCCCCGGCGATCAGTGAGGACTACCGCGCCTGCACACCGCTGCCCCGGGTCGGGGAGATCGAGGACGTGGCGAACCTGGCGGTCTTCCTGCTCAGCGATGCAGCGGGATTCATCACCGGCCAGGTGATCAACGTCGACGGCGGGCACGGACTGCGGCGCGGCCCGGATTTGTCCGGGATGCTCGAGCCGTTGTTCGGCGCCGACGGGTTGCGCGGGGTCGTTGCGGACTAG
- a CDS encoding HNH endonuclease signature motif containing protein: MFDDSLPGLGGLRGLSDADLVAGIAGWSSAAAVAEARKLAAVAEWARRAGERAVHPRGACDDTDAAAAELACALTISHGRALGLMDTATTLRDRLPRLGARFLAGEVSAGVVWRIVWHTGLVRDAAVWAALDAELSQRASAWGALSAAKLETAIEFWIDKYDPDAVRRVRARVRGRSFTIGKRDDQAGTAAVYGSLSITDAAVWEERLALMLAGVCEDDPRTLNQRRADAVGAVGAGSFVLACGCDNPDCAARGVDDGRASSVSIHVFAEQGSVDASLDPGLHGQERPTTGLPWTQPQPASETEPASESAPVGAKPRTAGVIPAMRNAIVPAALLADLIARGAKVRFVGGLEDVAGVEGYRPSAALDRFVRARDLTCRMPGCDRPAVHGDIDHTRPYPYGPTHPSNMKCYCRFHHLLKTFWPGWTDRQEPDGSVHITTPTGRTYTTKPFSALLFPRWNTTTAPLEDAPSAPALSAERGRKMPTRIRSREQAREYRITRERHLNAIQRELDLAAAQAAAAERAAKRAQKQNRKQTPDHDPIDYLGLSLSRPPGYQPDYGDDPPPF, from the coding sequence ATGTTCGATGATTCGCTGCCGGGGTTGGGAGGGCTACGTGGGCTTTCTGATGCCGATCTGGTGGCGGGGATCGCGGGGTGGTCGTCTGCGGCGGCGGTGGCCGAGGCGCGCAAGCTGGCGGCGGTCGCGGAGTGGGCGCGCCGCGCCGGTGAGCGTGCGGTGCACCCGCGGGGGGCTTGTGATGACACCGATGCGGCGGCCGCGGAGTTGGCGTGTGCGCTGACGATTTCTCATGGCCGGGCGTTGGGGTTGATGGACACCGCGACGACCCTGCGGGATCGGCTGCCGCGGTTGGGGGCGCGATTCCTGGCCGGTGAGGTGTCGGCGGGGGTGGTGTGGCGGATTGTGTGGCATACCGGGCTGGTGCGCGATGCGGCGGTGTGGGCGGCGTTGGATGCCGAGCTCTCGCAGCGGGCGTCGGCGTGGGGGGCGTTGTCGGCGGCCAAGCTCGAGACGGCCATCGAGTTCTGGATCGACAAGTACGACCCGGATGCGGTGCGTCGGGTGCGGGCGCGGGTGCGGGGGCGGTCGTTCACGATCGGTAAGCGTGATGATCAGGCGGGCACTGCGGCGGTGTATGGCAGTTTGTCGATCACTGATGCGGCGGTGTGGGAGGAGCGGCTGGCGTTGATGTTGGCCGGGGTTTGTGAGGACGATCCGCGCACGTTAAATCAGCGTCGTGCCGATGCGGTGGGCGCGGTGGGTGCCGGGTCGTTTGTGTTGGCGTGTGGCTGCGACAACCCGGACTGCGCCGCGCGGGGCGTCGATGACGGGCGGGCCTCGAGTGTGTCGATCCATGTGTTCGCCGAACAGGGGTCGGTGGACGCGTCGCTCGATCCCGGTCTCCACGGCCAGGAACGGCCCACCACGGGCCTCCCATGGACTCAACCCCAGCCCGCTTCCGAGACCGAGCCCGCGTCTGAGTCGGCTCCCGTGGGGGCCAAGCCTCGGACGGCGGGGGTGATCCCGGCGATGCGTAATGCGATTGTGCCCGCGGCGTTGTTGGCCGATCTGATCGCCCGCGGCGCGAAGGTCAGGTTTGTCGGCGGCCTGGAGGACGTGGCGGGCGTCGAGGGCTATCGGCCCTCGGCGGCGCTGGACCGCTTCGTGCGCGCTCGGGATCTGACCTGCCGGATGCCCGGTTGTGACCGGCCCGCGGTACACGGCGACATCGATCACACCCGCCCCTATCCGTACGGGCCGACTCATCCTTCAAACATGAAGTGCTACTGCAGATTCCACCATTTGTTGAAGACTTTTTGGCCGGGCTGGACCGATCGCCAGGAGCCCGACGGCAGCGTGCACATCACCACCCCGACTGGGCGGACCTACACCACTAAACCGTTCTCGGCGCTGCTGTTCCCCCGATGGAACACCACCACCGCACCACTGGAGGACGCGCCGTCAGCACCGGCCCTGAGCGCGGAGCGGGGCCGCAAGATGCCCACCCGCATCCGAAGCCGCGAGCAGGCCCGCGAGTACCGCATCACCCGTGAACGGCACCTCAACGCGATCCAACGCGAACTCGACCTGGCCGCAGCCCAAGCCGCCGCCGCCGAACGCGCCGCCAAGCGAGCACAGAAACAAAACCGGAAGCAGACGCCGGATCACGACCCGATCGACTACCTGGGCCTGTCCCTGTCACGCCCACCCGGATACCAACCCGACTACGGCGACGACCCCCCACCTTTCTGA